A part of Planococcus sp. MB-3u-03 genomic DNA contains:
- the recR gene encoding recombination mediator RecR, which yields MHYPEPISKLMESFMKLPGIGPKTAARLAFFVLGMKEDTVLDFAKALVDAKRNLSFCSVCGHITDVDPCQICQDTSRDRSMICVVQDPKDVIAMEKMRDYTGLYHVLQGAISPMDGIGPEDINVPSLLTRLQDEQVKELILATNPTIEGEATAMYISRLVRPSGIRTTRIAHGLPVGGDLEYADEVTLSKALEGRRELS from the coding sequence ATGCACTACCCGGAACCTATTTCCAAATTGATGGAGAGTTTCATGAAGTTGCCAGGGATCGGGCCGAAAACAGCGGCCCGGCTGGCATTTTTTGTGCTCGGAATGAAAGAAGACACGGTGCTTGATTTTGCGAAAGCATTGGTCGACGCCAAACGTAATTTGAGCTTTTGTTCAGTTTGCGGCCATATCACGGATGTCGACCCGTGCCAGATTTGCCAGGACACAAGCCGCGACCGGTCGATGATCTGTGTGGTCCAGGATCCGAAAGACGTCATCGCGATGGAAAAGATGCGCGATTACACGGGACTTTATCACGTGCTGCAAGGCGCTATCTCGCCAATGGATGGCATTGGTCCGGAAGATATCAACGTACCGTCCCTTTTGACACGTCTTCAAGACGAGCAAGTAAAAGAACTGATTTTGGCGACGAACCCGACGATCGAAGGGGAAGCGACCGCGATGTATATTTCCCGGCTGGTAAGGCCTTCCGGCATCCGGACGACACGCATTGCCCATGGGCTTCCGGTTGGAGGCGATTTGGAGTATGCGGATGAAGTGACGCTATCCAAAGCACTCGAAGGACGACGCGAACTTTCCTGA